The genome window TCGTCTTTCACTCGACATCGGCGCAATTGGCGTCCCCTAGGGGATTCGAACCCCTGTTACCGCCGTGAAAGGGCGGTGTCCTAGGCCTCTAGACGAAGGGGACACGAAAATTCAATTGCAAAACACCGTTTTGCTATTTTCATGTAAGTCTTATCCTCTCGAATAAGTCTCCCACGTAAAGCCATTGCTCTACTTTCTATCAGACAATCTGTGTGAGCACTTCACAAAAACACTTCAATGGTAAGGAGGTGATCCAACCGCAGGTTCCCCTACGGTTACCTTGTTACGACTTCACCCCAGTCATGAATCACAAAGTGGTAAGCGCCCTCCCGAAGGTTAAGCTACCTACTTCTTTTGCAACCCACTCCCATGGTGTGACGGGCGGTGTGTACAAGGCCCGGGAACGTATTCACCGTAGCATTCTGATCTACGATTACTAGCGATTCCGACTTCATGGAGTCGAGTTGCAGACTCCAATCCGGACTACGACGTACTTTATGAGTTCCGCTTGCTCTCGCGAGGTCGCTTCTCTTTGTATACGCCATTGTAGCACGTGTGTAGCCCTACTCGTAAGGGCCATGATGACTTGACGTCATCCCCACCTTCCTCCGGTTTATCACCGGCAGTCTCCTTTGAGTTCCCGACCGAATCGCTGGCAACAAAGGATAAGGGTTGCGCTCGTTGCGGGACTTAACCCAACATTTCACAACACGAGCTGACGACAGCCATGCAGCACCTGTCTCAGAGTTCCCGAAGGCACTAAAGCATCTCTGCTAAATTCTCTGGATGTCAAGAGTAGGTAAGGTTCTTCGCGTTGCATCGAATTAAACCACATGCTCCACCGCTTGTGCGGGCCCCCGTCAATTCATTTGAGTTTTAACCTTGCGGCCGTACTCCCCAGGCGGTCGATTTAACGCGTTAGCTCCGAAAGCCACTCCTCAAGGGAACAACCTTCAAATCGACATCGTTTACAGCGTGGACTACCAGGGTATCTAATCCTGTTTGCTCCCCACGCTTTCGCACCTGAGCGTCAGTCTTTGTCCAGGGGGCCGCCTTCGCCACCGGTATTCCTCCACATCTCTACGCATTTCACCGCTACACATGGAATTCTACCCCCCTCTACAAGACTCTAGCTGACCAGTCTTAGATGCCATTCCCAGGTTAAGCCCGGGGATTTCACATCTAACTTAATCAACCGCCTGCGTGCGCTTTACGCCCAGTAATTCCGATTAACGCTTGCACCCTCCGTATTACCGCGGCTGCTGGCACGGAGTTAGCCGGTGCTTCTTCTGTCGGTAACGTCAATCGTTGATGATATTAGCATCAACGCCTTCCTCCCGACTGAAAGTACTTTACAACCCTAGGGCCTTCTTCATACACGCGGCATGGCTGCATCAGGCTTGCGCCCATTGTGCAATATTCCCCACTGCTGCCTCCCGTAGGAGTCTGGGCCGTGTCTCAGTCCCAGTGTGGCTGATCATCCTCTCAGACCAGCTAGGGATCGTCGCCTAGGTGAGCCATTACCTCACCTACTAGCTAATCCCATATGGGTTCATCCGATAGCGCAAGGACCGAAGTTCCCCTGCTTTGCTCCTAAGAGATTATGCGGTATTAGCTACCGTTTCCAGTAGTTATCCCCCTCTATCGGGCAGATCCCCATACATTACTCACCCGTCCGCCGCTCGTCAGCGAGAAGCAAGCTTCCCCTGTTACCGCTCGACTTGCATGTGTTAGGCCTGCCGCCAGCGTTCAATCTGAGCCATGATCAAACTCTTCAATTAAAAAGCTTGATGCTCAAAGAATGTTTACTGTCGTTTGATTTCCGAAGAAATCAAATTACCTATTAGTTCATATATATGAATTAACGTGTTAGTCACTCTTCAAGACTTAAAATCAAATATTTTTTTGATAGTGTCCTGTGAGTGCCCACACAGATTGTCTGATAAATTGTTAAAGAGCGTTGCGACTAAATCTTTTGATTTTCGACTTCGAGGTCGTTGTCGCGAGGAGGCGTATAATACGTTTTCCTCCGTGAGAGTCAAGCAATTTTTTGCTTTTTCTTTTCAGAATCTCTCGCTGCCGTTTCAGTGTTCATCGCGCTTTGCGTTGTCTTGTTCCCGGTCAGTGGTGGCGCATTATAGGGAGTCAGAAAAATCTGGCAACCCTTTTTTTCATATTTTTTTTCGTTCGCTCAGCTTTCCATCAAATTTAACTTAAATAGCTAGTTTTTGCAGCGTTTTGAACCCTTCGGCTTCGAGAACTGGTTGTAACCCTTTTACGTTGTCATCCATTAATAAGCAATATGCGAAGTTTTCCTCATCTGAATTGATGATTTCAGCTTGATTATTAATGAGCCAAATAGTTCTTCTGGCGATTGCAGAACCTGAATCAATGAATCGAGTTCCATCTGGTAGCACTTTTTCGAGTTCTTCTATTAATAAAGGAAAATGCGTGCAACCCAAAATAACGGTATCAGGCGGCTCTGGCATTCGAATCCATGGCCTAACAGTTTGAGCGACTTCATCGAGTGGTAAGGTTTCCCCATGTAACTTTCTTTCTGCGAGTTGAACTAATTCCGCAGAACCGAGGGAAATCACTTTACAGTCTGTAGCAAACCGTTCGATCAGCTCTTTGGTGTATTCACGGTTTACAGTGCCTTTCGTCGCCAATAAACCCACCACGCCATTACGCGTTAACTTAGTTGCGGGTTTAATGGCTGGAACAACCCCAACAACTGGGAACGTAAAATGTGCTCTCAAATTAGGGAGGCTGACCGTACTTGCGGTATTACACGCAATAATCACAATAGTTAAAGGATGCTTTGCAGCAATTACATTTACGATTTGATAGACCCTATCAATAATAAACTCTTCACTTTTTTCACCATAAGGGAAGGCTTCATTGTCGAAT of Providencia rettgeri contains these proteins:
- the murI gene encoding Glutamate racemase, translated to MVIAPLEENISSLEATTSDNTLSVRPTILVFDSGVGGLSVYREVKKMIPNAHYIYAFDNEAFPYGEKSEEFIIDRVYQIVNVIAAKHPLTIVIIACNTASTVSLPNLRAHFTFPVVGVVPAIKPATKLTRNGVVGLLATKGTVNREYTKELIERFATDCKVISLGSAELVQLAERKLHGETLPLDEVAQTVRPWIRMPEPPDTVILGCTHFPLLIEELEKVLPDGTRFIDSGSAIARRTIWLINNQAEIINSDEENFAYCLLMDDNVKGLQPVLEAEGFKTLQKLAI